Proteins from a single region of Rana temporaria chromosome 5, aRanTem1.1, whole genome shotgun sequence:
- the LOC120941448 gene encoding 60S ribosomal protein L26-like, translated as MKFSPFVTSDRSKNRKRHFNAPSHVRRKIMSSPFSKELRQKYNVRSMPIRKDDEVQVVRGHYKGQQIGKVVQVYRKKYVIYIERVQREKANGTTVHVSIHPSKVVITRLKLDKDRKKILERKAKSRQVGKEKGKYKEETIEKMQE; from the coding sequence ATGAAGTTCAGTCCATTTGTCACTTCTGACCGAAGCAAGAACCGCAAGAGGCACTTCAATGCCCCCTCACATGTCCGTAGAAAGATCATGTCATCTCCCTTCTCCAAGGAGTTGAGGCAAAAGTACAACGTTCGGTCTATGCCCATACGCAAGGACGATGAAGTACAGGTCGTACGCGGACACTACAAAGGCCAGCAAATTGGCAAAGTTGTCCAGGTGTACAGAAAGAAATACGTCATATACATTGAACGCGTGCAGCGTGAAAAAGCTAACGGCACCACTGTCCATGTTAGTATCCACCCCAGCAAGGTGGTGATCACCAGGCTAAAGCTTGACAAGGATCGCAAGAAGATCTTGGAACGCAAGGCCAAGTCTCGCCAAGTTGGCAAAGAGAAGGGCAAATACAAGGAAGAAACCATTGAGAAGATGCAGGAGTAA